A region from the Lutra lutra chromosome 1, mLutLut1.2, whole genome shotgun sequence genome encodes:
- the LOC125084327 gene encoding zinc finger protein 791-like gives MDSVTFEDVAVNFSLEEWVLLDSSQKKLYRDVMRETFRNLASVGKKWEDHDTEDGYYTQGRKLRSHMVEKPYENKEDHCGETITQTPDLNLSKESPSGIKPPEGPQYRETITQTPDRILNKKTPSGVKSPEGHQCGETITQTPDLNLNKKSPSGIKPPEGRQCRETIIQTPDLTLNKETPSGVKPCECSVCGKVFVRHSSLSRHIRSHSGHKPYEYHECEEKPYKCKECGKAFSYRKSVHRHERTHTGEKPYECQECGKAFTWLTTYRRHMITHTGEGPYKCKECGKAFSCSTSLRTHERTHTGEKPYQCKQCGKSLRSPLGLRIHERNHTGEKPYECKQCGKALSCPSSFRRHERTHTAEKQYECKQCEKTFSSPLGLRIHERIHTGEKPYECKECGKAFISLSSIRTHMITHTGDGPYKCKECGKAFICPSSFRSHERTHTGEKPYECKQCGKTFSWPSSFRIHERTHTGEKPYECKECGKTFIYRTTFQGHMRKHTGEKPYKCEECGKAFISPSSVRTHMIMHTGDGPYKCKECGKAFNFPSSFRIHERTHTGEKPYECKQCGRAFSCYTSFRTHEKTHTGEKPYECKECGKAFIYRTTFRGHVRMHTGEKPYKCKECGKAFSRPNSFRRHERSHNE, from the exons ggaaaaaatgggaagatcATGACACCGAAGATGGGTACTATACGCAGGGGAGAAAACTAAG AAGTCATATGGTAGAAAAACCTTATGAAAACAAAGAGGATCACTGTGGAGAAACCATCACCCAGACTCCAGATCTTAACCTGAGCAAGGAAAGTCCTTCTGGAATAAAACCACCTGAAGGTCCTCAGTATAGAGAAACCATCACCCAGACTCCAGATCGTATTCTGAACAAGAAAACGCCTTCTGGAGTAAAATCACCTGAAGGTCATCAGTGTGGAGAAACTATCACCCAGACTCCAGACCTTAACCTGAATAAGAAAAGTCCTTCTGGAATAAAACCACCTGAAGGTCGTCAGTGTAGAGAAACCATCATCCAGACTCCAGATCTTACTCTGAACAAGGAAACGCCTTCTGGAGTAAAACCATGTGAATGTAGCGTGTGTGGAAAAGTCTTTGTGCGTCATTCGTCCCTTAGTAGGCACATCAGATCTCACAGTGGACATAAGCCATATGAGTACCACGAATGTGAAGAGAAGCCATACAAGTGTAAGGAATGCGGGAAAGCCTTCAGTTACCGCAAATCTGTTCACAGACATGAGAGGACTCACACTGGGGAAAAGCCCTACGAATGTcaggaatgtgggaaagctttcaCGTGGCTCACGACTTACCGAAGACACATGATAACTCACACAGGAGAGGGACCTtacaaatgtaaggaatgtgggaaggcttTCAGTTGTTCCACTTCGTTGCGAACACACGAGagaactcacactggagagaaaccctatcaGTGTAAACAATGCGGTAAATCCCTCAGGTCCCCTCTGGGTCTGCGAATACATGAAAGAaatcacactggagagaaaccctacgAGTGTAAGCAGTGTGGGAAAGCCCTCAGTTGTCCCAGTTCCTTTCGAAGACATGAAAGGACTCACACTGCAGAGAAACAGTATGAATGTAAACAGTGTGAGAAAACCTTCAGCTCCCCTCTAGGTTTGCGGATACATGAAAgaattcacacaggagagaaaccttatgaatgtaaggaatgcgGAAAAGCCTTCATTTCTCTGTCAAGCATTCGAACCCACATGATCACACACACGGGGGATGGGCCTTACaagtgtaaggaatgtgggaaagccttcattTGTCCCAGTTCCTTTCGATCTCATGAAAGgactcacactggagagaaaccctatgaatgtaagcagtgtgggaaaaccttcagTTGGCCCAGTTCCTTTCGAATACACGAAAGAACGCACACTGGcgagaaaccttatgaatgtaaggaatgtggcaAAACCTTCATTTATCGCACAACCTTTCAGGGACACATGAGAAagcacactggagagaaaccctataaatgtgaggaatgtgggaaagccttcattTCTCCCTCAAGTGTTCGAACGCACATGATCATGCACACTGGAGATGGGCCTTATAAATgcaaggaatgtgggaaagccttcaatTTTCCCAGTTCCTTTCGGATACACGAAAGGactcacacaggagagaagccctatgaatgtaAACAGTGTGGTAGAGCTTTCAGTTGTTACACGTCCTTTCGGACACACGAGAAAACGcacactggagaaaaaccctatGAGTGTAAGGAATGTGGAAAGGCCTTCATTTATCGCACTACCTTTCGAGGACACGTGAGAATGCACACTGGCGAGAAACCGtacaaatgtaaagaatgtggaaaagccttcagtcGTCCCAATTCATTTCGAAGGCATGAGAGATCTCACAATGAATAG